A window of the Iodobacter fluviatilis genome harbors these coding sequences:
- a CDS encoding glycosyltransferase family 4 protein — protein MDKMNILFSAQGMIPPLTGIGRYATSLSRAMQQFETDIDLDYYQFGRVSKKTNNEFLLSKIRNMVNRFPALKSYLRKKYHANRGAHTIKAKNYIYHEPNYIPTVLQYPYLVTVHDLSHIINPEWHPVERVHFLSEHLPLTLEKADAIFVVSKSVKKELIHWMPEVSHKLHITYNGVDHSKFSTESFNKNILEKYHLPSKEYFLFLGTIEPRKKIEDLLTAYQMLVQNKKTSLPLIIVGGVGWKCEEILDRIKHSKNVRWLQYVPEKDLPALLAGARCMVYPSAYEGFGLPVLEAMSVGTPVITTAGGAIGEIGGLAPFYFNNGDIEGLAEHMTNLALSPECACDHITEGLIRSSYFTWDRCASRTLSTYRDVWANHY, from the coding sequence ATGGACAAGATGAATATCCTGTTTTCCGCACAAGGAATGATCCCCCCACTAACGGGAATAGGCCGCTATGCAACCAGTTTGTCCAGAGCAATGCAACAGTTTGAAACAGATATTGATCTTGATTACTACCAGTTTGGCCGTGTAAGTAAGAAAACCAACAATGAATTTTTGCTTTCAAAAATACGAAATATGGTTAATCGCTTCCCCGCGCTGAAATCTTATCTCAGAAAAAAATATCACGCCAATCGCGGTGCTCACACCATAAAAGCAAAAAACTATATTTATCATGAGCCCAATTATATTCCTACCGTGCTGCAATACCCCTATCTGGTCACGGTGCATGATTTATCTCATATTATTAATCCAGAATGGCATCCCGTTGAAAGAGTCCACTTTTTAAGCGAGCATTTACCGCTCACTTTAGAAAAAGCAGATGCTATTTTTGTTGTTTCAAAATCAGTAAAAAAAGAGCTAATCCACTGGATGCCAGAAGTAAGTCATAAATTACATATTACCTATAACGGCGTAGACCATAGCAAATTTTCTACTGAATCATTTAATAAAAATATTCTAGAGAAATATCATTTACCCAGTAAAGAATATTTTTTATTTTTGGGCACAATCGAGCCAAGAAAGAAAATAGAAGATTTACTTACTGCATATCAAATGCTGGTACAAAATAAAAAAACATCGCTTCCACTCATTATTGTCGGAGGCGTAGGCTGGAAATGCGAGGAAATCTTAGACCGGATAAAGCACAGCAAAAATGTGCGCTGGCTGCAATATGTCCCAGAAAAAGATCTACCTGCTTTATTGGCTGGGGCACGGTGTATGGTTTATCCATCAGCATATGAAGGATTTGGTTTACCCGTATTAGAAGCCATGAGTGTAGGCACACCCGTCATTACAACGGCAGGAGGTGCTATTGGTGAAATTGGCGGCTTAGCCCCTTTCTATTTTAATAATGGCGATATTGAAGGCTTGGCCGAGCATATGACCAACCTTGCCTTATCACCCGAATGCGCCTGTGATCATATTACTGAAGGATTAATCAGATCGAGTTATTTTACATGGGACAGATGTGCATCCAGAACATTAAGCACTTATAGGGATGTATGGGCCAATCACTATTAA
- a CDS encoding ABC transporter permease, which produces MEIIRRIFAGRWLLHAMVSREIKSRYSGSVLGIFWLFFAPVLMILTYSLVFADLMKSRLPGVNSHYAYTMYLTSGMLVWQYFAEIVGRGKLFLVENAGLLRKNNISKIIPLISVVTIALVNSLVLAGFYFIFLIILNLFSFQILAVYLLQILVITLFSFSIAGLLALAHAYVRDVGQFVDAFMQILFWATPIVYAPQILPQWAAQYIYLNPVYWVSQLGQQVVLDWPLAWNWLLNALLLSIALFLIFYIFYAKNIQKIMDDL; this is translated from the coding sequence TTGGAAATCATTAGAAGGATTTTTGCAGGGCGCTGGCTTTTGCATGCCATGGTCAGCCGCGAAATTAAATCAAGATACAGTGGATCTGTACTCGGTATATTCTGGCTGTTTTTTGCGCCCGTTTTAATGATTCTCACCTACAGCCTCGTTTTTGCAGACTTAATGAAATCAAGATTACCAGGCGTTAATAGTCATTACGCTTATACTATGTACCTGACCAGCGGCATGCTGGTGTGGCAATACTTTGCAGAAATCGTGGGCAGAGGAAAATTATTTCTTGTAGAAAATGCGGGCTTACTCAGAAAAAACAATATATCAAAAATTATCCCACTTATTTCAGTTGTCACGATTGCGTTAGTCAACAGTCTAGTTTTAGCAGGTTTTTATTTTATATTTTTAATCATTTTAAACTTATTTAGCTTTCAAATACTGGCCGTATATTTATTGCAAATACTGGTTATTACCCTTTTTTCATTCAGTATTGCTGGCTTACTGGCGCTTGCCCATGCCTATGTGAGAGATGTTGGGCAATTTGTAGATGCCTTTATGCAGATTTTATTTTGGGCAACACCCATAGTTTACGCGCCACAGATATTACCCCAGTGGGCGGCTCAATATATTTACCTAAACCCCGTTTATTGGGTATCCCAGCTGGGCCAACAAGTTGTGCTGGATTGGCCGCTTGCCTGGAATTGGTTACTTAATGCCCTGCTGTTATCTATTGCGCTATTTTTAATTTTTTATATTTTTTATGCTAAAAATATTCAAAAAATAATGGATGACCTGTAA
- a CDS encoding glycosyltransferase family 4 protein, with product MKVAIIAPSGVPFIWGGAENIWKVLWLTLNQQENITAELIKLPSPEHDFWAIIQSYQNFAELDLNHFDLIISTKYPAWMVSHPRHILFMQHTLRGLYDTYPAHLTKNIDHLAQKLPALCHLLNIKKPNRTHLSECFVELKRIKELQILNQQDIALPGPLLRALIHFFDAVALAPGQILRYTAIAHEVANRKEYFPGGIKPDVLYHPSSLPQAGVIADTHISPAIFTASRLDGPKRIDLLIKAYCKSGVKTPLRIAGTGPQSPELQKLIPPNAAITLLGHLSEQQLAQEYANALFVPFIPEHEDFGLISYEAMIAGKAVLSCTDSGGATELIRHMENGLIVKPDCDEIAKAIKQLSDHPSLSHQLGQKAYNTVKDINWPALVKELLNKNAQYLPKILVLNTYPIYPVVSGGQARLYHLYSELSMLGYSVEILNLDFNTRVIKSRNLNENFIEVLIPVSDEFRKKSSAEEKRLNISCVDWLAAAHPELLPEWQAEIKRRAPWASMVICSHPYAYPAMVQAGVKQWLYEAHNVEADLKSQIYRQHPNEAQKIKELESQCAIGAQHIICCSNEDSQRMQALYQIPDHQFSIIANGVDTQNIKYLDQAGRKEIRVQMGLEPTNNISLFMGSNHGPNIEAAEQILIAAEQDLSLQYIILGSVADAFKQRKIPNNVRFLGVVSQAEKQLWLKIASIALNPMLNGSGSNLKLIEYAAAGLPIISTEFGVRGTKFEAGVHYIKTHNFTETIKKTLKLTDIKLDQITRKTAEYINNELYWKSLAEKYQKEIKASMCKAKNKEESIILPPSIPISSLLY from the coding sequence TTGAAAGTTGCGATTATTGCCCCCAGCGGAGTGCCCTTTATTTGGGGCGGTGCGGAAAACATCTGGAAAGTCCTGTGGCTGACATTAAACCAGCAGGAAAACATTACGGCAGAGCTGATTAAATTGCCCAGCCCAGAGCATGATTTTTGGGCCATTATTCAAAGTTATCAGAACTTTGCTGAGCTGGATCTGAATCATTTTGATTTAATCATCAGTACTAAATACCCGGCATGGATGGTTTCCCACCCCCGACATATTCTATTTATGCAGCATACACTGCGTGGCTTATACGATACTTATCCGGCACATTTAACAAAAAATATTGACCATTTAGCACAAAAATTACCTGCCCTATGCCACCTGCTAAATATAAAAAAACCAAACAGAACCCATCTTTCCGAATGCTTTGTAGAATTAAAACGCATTAAAGAATTACAAATACTGAACCAGCAAGATATTGCTCTGCCGGGCCCGCTTTTACGTGCACTTATTCATTTTTTTGATGCTGTCGCCTTAGCTCCCGGACAAATTCTTCGCTATACAGCAATTGCCCATGAAGTTGCCAATCGCAAAGAATACTTTCCTGGTGGGATTAAACCCGATGTGCTCTACCACCCAAGCTCATTACCCCAAGCTGGCGTTATAGCCGATACGCACATCTCTCCAGCCATTTTTACCGCCAGCCGCCTTGATGGCCCCAAGCGTATTGATCTGCTGATTAAAGCCTACTGCAAATCGGGAGTGAAAACGCCTTTAAGAATTGCAGGCACTGGCCCACAAAGCCCTGAATTGCAAAAACTAATCCCGCCTAATGCGGCCATCACCCTACTTGGGCATCTATCCGAGCAGCAATTAGCACAAGAATATGCCAATGCACTTTTTGTCCCTTTTATTCCCGAACATGAAGACTTTGGCCTGATTAGCTATGAGGCCATGATTGCTGGCAAAGCTGTACTAAGCTGCACAGATAGTGGAGGCGCCACAGAATTAATCAGGCATATGGAAAACGGCCTGATTGTAAAACCAGATTGTGATGAAATAGCAAAAGCAATTAAACAACTCAGTGATCATCCATCACTTAGCCATCAGCTTGGCCAGAAGGCATATAACACTGTAAAAGATATAAACTGGCCCGCATTAGTAAAAGAGCTTTTAAATAAAAACGCACAATATTTGCCAAAAATATTGGTGCTGAATACCTACCCCATCTACCCCGTTGTTAGTGGCGGGCAAGCACGGCTTTATCATCTTTATTCAGAGCTGTCAATGCTTGGTTATTCGGTAGAAATACTTAACTTAGACTTCAATACCAGAGTTATTAAAAGCAGAAACTTAAATGAGAACTTTATTGAAGTCTTAATACCGGTAAGTGATGAATTTAGAAAAAAATCAAGTGCAGAAGAAAAAAGATTAAATATATCCTGCGTTGATTGGCTGGCAGCCGCACATCCTGAATTATTACCTGAATGGCAAGCCGAGATTAAACGCCGCGCCCCATGGGCCAGCATGGTGATCTGCAGCCATCCTTATGCATATCCGGCAATGGTACAGGCTGGCGTGAAGCAATGGCTCTATGAAGCGCATAATGTAGAAGCTGATCTGAAGTCGCAAATATATCGGCAGCACCCTAATGAAGCGCAAAAAATCAAAGAATTAGAATCCCAATGCGCCATTGGCGCACAGCATATTATTTGCTGCAGCAATGAAGACAGCCAGCGTATGCAAGCCCTGTATCAAATTCCTGATCATCAATTCAGCATCATTGCCAATGGCGTTGACACCCAAAATATTAAGTACTTGGACCAAGCTGGTCGCAAAGAAATACGCGTACAAATGGGGCTGGAACCCACAAATAATATATCGCTCTTTATGGGCAGCAATCACGGCCCCAATATAGAAGCAGCAGAGCAAATCCTGATCGCTGCAGAGCAAGATTTATCACTTCAATATATTATTCTGGGCAGCGTAGCGGATGCATTTAAGCAACGTAAAATACCCAATAATGTGCGTTTTTTAGGCGTAGTTAGCCAAGCAGAAAAACAACTCTGGCTTAAAATAGCCTCAATTGCATTGAATCCAATGCTAAATGGATCCGGATCTAATTTAAAACTCATTGAATATGCCGCAGCTGGCCTGCCTATTATTAGTACTGAGTTTGGTGTGAGGGGGACGAAATTTGAGGCGGGGGTGCATTATATAAAAACACACAATTTCACTGAAACGATAAAAAAAACACTAAAGCTGACAGACATAAAATTAGATCAAATAACAAGGAAAACTGCAGAATACATAAATAATGAATTATACTGGAAAAGCTTGGCAGAAAAATATCAGAAAGAAATTAAAGCAAGCATGTGCAAGGCTAAAAACAAAGAGGAAAGCATTATACTTCCCCCCTCTATCCCAATATCAAGCTTACTATATTAG
- a CDS encoding ABC transporter ATP-binding protein, with product MALIKVENLSKCFRIYSSRRQKLAALFGMDSHCLQKWALNNISFSIEPGESVAIVGRNGSGKSTLLKLICQTLRPTEGEITVNGRIGALLELGIGFHEELSGRENVYISGQLLGMSRHEIDDRIEEIINFSELREYIDVQLKKYSSGMQMRLAFSVATAIRPEILIVDEALSVGDAYFQHKCFDRIKAFQAQGTSLLFVSHDPLAVKTLCDRAILIDQGIMLSDDHPAAILDYYNALIANTANNKISLNEGVRSGSGEAKLIAVEVFHHNEAAQVVLSGSPVKIIVSYKVLEKISDLTIGFLIKDRVGNEVFGSNTYLLQKTPPFIQGGQYQVVFELPDFRLAAGSYNISVALHSSYHHLSDNYDWWDHAATITVISEHVFAGVVRLDTQYCELI from the coding sequence ATGGCGCTGATTAAAGTAGAAAATCTATCCAAGTGTTTTCGAATTTACTCCTCCCGCCGTCAAAAACTGGCTGCACTATTTGGTATGGATAGCCATTGCCTGCAGAAATGGGCGTTAAATAACATCTCTTTTTCAATTGAACCCGGTGAATCAGTGGCTATTGTTGGCCGAAATGGCTCAGGAAAAAGCACGTTATTAAAGCTAATCTGCCAGACATTACGCCCGACTGAAGGTGAGATAACAGTTAATGGCCGAATTGGCGCACTTCTAGAGCTTGGTATTGGGTTTCATGAAGAATTAAGCGGCAGAGAAAATGTATATATTTCAGGCCAATTACTTGGTATGAGCCGGCATGAAATAGATGACAGGATTGAAGAAATTATTAATTTCTCTGAGCTAAGAGAATATATCGACGTGCAACTAAAAAAGTATTCCAGCGGAATGCAAATGCGGCTAGCCTTTAGCGTGGCAACGGCCATCAGGCCAGAAATATTAATTGTAGATGAAGCCCTGTCAGTAGGAGACGCCTATTTCCAGCATAAATGTTTTGACAGAATCAAAGCGTTTCAAGCACAGGGCACATCATTACTTTTTGTTTCCCATGATCCGTTGGCCGTTAAAACATTATGCGACAGAGCCATCTTAATTGATCAGGGCATCATGCTGTCGGATGATCATCCCGCCGCAATTCTGGATTACTATAATGCACTGATTGCTAATACCGCTAATAATAAAATAAGCCTCAATGAAGGCGTACGCTCTGGCAGTGGCGAAGCCAAACTAATCGCTGTTGAAGTCTTTCATCACAATGAAGCAGCCCAAGTTGTGCTCTCTGGCAGCCCGGTAAAAATCATTGTCAGCTATAAAGTATTAGAAAAAATAAGCGATCTGACCATTGGTTTTTTAATTAAAGACCGGGTAGGTAATGAGGTATTCGGATCAAATACCTATTTATTACAAAAAACCCCGCCATTTATACAGGGCGGCCAATATCAGGTAGTCTTTGAATTACCAGATTTCAGGCTTGCTGCGGGAAGCTATAATATTAGTGTGGCATTGCACTCCTCTTATCATCATTTATCTGATAACTATGATTGGTGGGATCATGCGGCCACAATTACAGTGATTTCTGAACATGTATTTGCTGGTGTTGTCCGGCTTGATACCCAATACTGTGAGTTAATATGA
- a CDS encoding glycosyltransferase has translation MKIIHLGKFYPPEYGGIETVTFDLVEGLNNQGVKTDVLCSNKGTETKVDLINSSYQVIRAGTLAVINSTSISLKLISELNKCIHQYDAIHIHLPNPMANLAIWLIRPDCKVYLHWHSDIVKQKHMLKLYAPWLRWLIKRADGIVATSQQYADSSKWLSSNMEKVSIIPIGVADRIKNISVPLVNKIKSEHKNKKIVLSIGRSAAYKGIIYLIEACKYTNDDIVVLIGGPGVETFSDLIKKLGLDYKIKIIGTIADEQLASYYAACDIFCLPSVYRSEAYGIVQVEAMSFSKPVVSCDISGSGVSWVNEHEKSGLLVPPSDPVALANAINKLCGDDALRKKMALYARHRFEQELTAEKMVKKTISMYTEKMPAFEKNKTALFGAERIDTLFNNEPALSARHIQQKESAN, from the coding sequence ATGAAGATAATCCATCTTGGAAAATTCTACCCTCCAGAGTACGGCGGAATAGAAACAGTCACCTTTGACTTAGTTGAAGGCTTGAACAACCAAGGTGTTAAAACTGACGTATTGTGTAGCAATAAAGGAACAGAAACAAAAGTTGATTTAATTAACTCTAGCTATCAGGTGATCAGAGCAGGTACATTGGCGGTTATTAATTCAACATCCATCTCGCTCAAGCTGATCAGCGAGTTAAATAAATGCATCCATCAATACGATGCAATACATATCCATTTACCCAATCCGATGGCTAACTTGGCTATTTGGCTGATCAGGCCGGATTGTAAGGTTTACCTACATTGGCATAGTGATATTGTTAAACAAAAACATATGCTAAAGCTTTATGCACCATGGCTGCGCTGGCTGATAAAACGTGCAGATGGCATTGTTGCCACATCGCAACAATATGCTGATTCCTCAAAATGGCTTTCCTCCAATATGGAAAAAGTGTCCATTATCCCTATTGGCGTAGCAGACAGAATTAAAAATATATCCGTACCCTTAGTAAATAAAATAAAATCAGAACACAAAAACAAAAAAATAGTTTTATCAATTGGCCGCTCCGCTGCATACAAAGGAATAATCTATTTAATAGAAGCATGCAAATATACCAATGATGATATTGTGGTGTTAATTGGCGGGCCAGGGGTAGAGACATTCAGCGATCTAATTAAAAAACTGGGCTTAGATTATAAAATAAAAATAATAGGCACAATCGCAGACGAACAATTAGCATCCTACTATGCGGCTTGCGATATATTCTGCCTGCCTTCAGTTTATCGCTCCGAAGCCTATGGCATCGTGCAGGTTGAAGCAATGAGCTTTTCTAAGCCTGTTGTTTCCTGCGATATTTCAGGCTCAGGCGTTTCATGGGTTAATGAGCACGAAAAATCAGGCCTACTGGTTCCCCCGTCAGACCCGGTAGCACTTGCAAATGCTATTAATAAATTATGCGGAGACGATGCGCTAAGAAAAAAAATGGCGCTTTATGCTCGGCATCGGTTTGAACAAGAGCTTACCGCTGAAAAAATGGTGAAAAAAACAATCAGTATGTATACAGAAAAAATGCCTGCCTTCGAAAAAAACAAAACGGCTCTATTTGGAGCAGAGCGGATTGATACCCTGTTTAATAATGAACCCGCACTTAGCGCAAGGCATATACAGCAAAAAGAAAGCGCAAATTAA
- a CDS encoding MraY family glycosyltransferase — translation MLYLILAFLTSVFVTMLVIRFDHLHSHISGDHDLGGVQKFHAHSVPRIGGLSIMMGMLAVLLAGAIKETQWFTQFALLIVASLPAFLGGLIEDLTKKVGVLMRLGLTMLAALLGYFLLGAGIVRLDVPYIDLIMQFTVVSLFFTMFAVAGVANAFNIIDGFNGLSAVVAIMIFAGLAYVSFALGDWFLVIANMGMIGACLGFLLWNYPRGLIFLGDGGAYFVGFMVAELSVLLMARHPSVSIWFPFLLCIYPVFETLFTIYRRKFVKGVSPGLPDGIHLHTLIYRRVVRLQLGEDVARYKVQRNALTAPYLWALSSFAAIPAVIFWESPYVLLGFVLLFIASYILLYKMIVNFKIPQWMVINKDS, via the coding sequence ATGCTCTACCTCATTCTCGCATTCTTAACCTCCGTCTTTGTCACCATGCTTGTGATCCGTTTTGATCATTTGCACAGCCACATCTCTGGTGACCACGATTTGGGTGGGGTGCAGAAGTTTCATGCGCATTCTGTGCCTCGGATTGGTGGGCTTTCTATCATGATGGGGATGCTGGCGGTTTTATTGGCGGGGGCGATTAAGGAAACGCAGTGGTTTACGCAATTTGCCTTGCTGATTGTGGCGAGTTTGCCTGCTTTTTTAGGTGGTTTAATTGAGGATTTAACTAAAAAAGTGGGGGTGTTAATGCGGCTTGGTTTAACCATGCTGGCGGCGTTATTAGGATATTTTTTATTGGGTGCGGGAATTGTTCGTTTAGATGTGCCTTATATTGATCTGATTATGCAATTTACTGTTGTTTCATTGTTTTTTACCATGTTTGCCGTGGCGGGCGTGGCAAATGCTTTTAATATTATTGATGGTTTTAATGGTTTATCTGCTGTTGTAGCAATAATGATTTTTGCCGGGCTGGCTTATGTTTCATTTGCCTTAGGTGATTGGTTTTTGGTAATTGCAAATATGGGTATGATTGGTGCCTGTCTTGGGTTTTTGCTTTGGAATTACCCCAGAGGTTTAATCTTCTTAGGCGATGGCGGGGCGTATTTTGTTGGCTTTATGGTGGCAGAATTATCTGTATTACTGATGGCAAGGCACCCTAGTGTTTCAATTTGGTTTCCATTCTTGCTCTGTATTTATCCGGTATTTGAGACGCTATTTACTATTTATCGCCGCAAATTTGTTAAGGGTGTATCACCAGGCCTGCCTGATGGCATTCATTTGCACACGCTAATTTACAGGCGAGTAGTGCGTTTGCAATTAGGTGAAGATGTCGCGCGTTATAAAGTGCAGCGTAATGCTTTAACTGCACCTTATTTATGGGCTCTATCATCTTTTGCAGCGATTCCCGCTGTTATATTTTGGGAAAGCCCATATGTATTATTAGGCTTTGTTTTATTGTTTATTGCCAGTTATATTTTACTGTATAAAATGATTGTTAATTTCAAAATCCCACAATGGATGGTCATTAACAAAGACAGCTAA
- a CDS encoding methyltransferase domain-containing protein, whose protein sequence is MKTLDDIIACVQSYALNQAAAPIVYQIEPAAASSQLLWLPQSFRELVSIRNPILFIFFSYQTILGRAPDQDGESHYYELLSSGRLSLRKFALQMLSSTESIHSNSSIKINKTDRYFIALENKILSVWSGRRGAGLIGRIHDAFIKLSNINSKKIQKNAFFAKQNYDFEMRQEVILSTLKTQQINLSQQLAISSDDIRAHISQQLEQRFAQYSDFINQQLFKINHELAEKIDYIHQQQNKNTLLIQEALDRNTELAQKSLADSAEKIAIMANTNSSNSQAMLYIQEQMLQHLKNSNAADKPATAQMIPPHALAADPAIDAYYLAFESKFRGPEEEIKAKLEKYIPYVEPFLKTSQAPLLDIGMGRGEWINLISHKGLKAQGVDQSEEMIRHCREMGLSVVHADALDYLCSLPEQSLGAISSFHVVEHLPFDILFKLIKESYRTLLPGGLLILETPNPENALVGSHTFYHDFSHKNPVTPTSLQFLAEYHGFKDCEILRLNPYPESAKVPGHDLLTERVNGHLCGPQDYALIAKR, encoded by the coding sequence ATGAAAACATTAGACGATATTATTGCCTGTGTTCAATCTTATGCTCTGAATCAGGCAGCAGCACCTATTGTTTATCAAATAGAGCCCGCAGCAGCATCCAGTCAGCTGCTCTGGCTTCCTCAGTCATTCAGAGAGCTTGTTTCTATTCGCAACCCCATTTTATTTATTTTTTTTTCATATCAGACTATTTTAGGCCGTGCTCCGGATCAGGATGGCGAAAGTCATTATTATGAATTACTTTCATCGGGCCGCTTAAGCCTTAGAAAATTTGCTTTGCAAATGTTATCCAGCACCGAATCAATACATTCAAACTCTTCTATTAAAATAAACAAAACAGACCGCTACTTTATTGCATTAGAAAATAAAATATTATCTGTCTGGAGTGGCAGGCGTGGCGCAGGGTTAATTGGCCGCATCCATGATGCGTTTATTAAATTAAGTAATATAAATTCAAAAAAAATACAAAAAAATGCATTTTTTGCAAAACAAAATTATGATTTTGAAATGCGGCAAGAAGTTATTTTATCCACATTAAAAACCCAGCAAATTAACCTGAGCCAGCAGCTGGCAATAAGCAGCGATGATATCAGAGCCCATATCAGCCAGCAGCTTGAGCAGCGATTTGCTCAATATTCAGATTTTATTAATCAGCAGCTTTTCAAAATCAACCATGAACTGGCTGAAAAAATTGATTATATTCATCAGCAGCAGAATAAAAACACCCTTCTCATACAAGAAGCGTTAGACCGAAATACTGAACTTGCCCAAAAATCATTAGCTGATAGCGCTGAAAAAATTGCCATCATGGCCAATACAAACAGCAGCAATAGCCAAGCCATGCTTTATATACAAGAGCAGATGCTGCAACATTTAAAAAACAGTAATGCCGCAGATAAACCCGCCACAGCCCAAATGATTCCCCCTCACGCACTGGCAGCAGACCCCGCCATTGATGCATATTACTTGGCATTTGAATCAAAATTCAGAGGGCCAGAAGAAGAAATTAAAGCAAAGCTGGAAAAATATATTCCCTATGTAGAACCATTTCTTAAAACCAGCCAGGCCCCCCTGTTAGATATTGGTATGGGCAGAGGGGAGTGGATTAATCTCATCAGTCATAAAGGCTTAAAAGCACAGGGTGTTGATCAGAGCGAAGAAATGATACGCCATTGCCGGGAAATGGGCCTGAGCGTGGTCCATGCCGATGCACTGGATTATTTATGCAGCCTTCCAGAGCAATCATTAGGGGCAATCAGTTCATTTCACGTTGTTGAACATCTGCCTTTTGATATTTTATTTAAGCTGATAAAAGAGTCATATCGTACACTACTGCCCGGTGGTCTTTTGATTTTAGAAACACCTAACCCGGAGAATGCATTGGTAGGCAGCCATACCTTCTACCATGACTTCAGCCACAAAAACCCTGTTACCCCAACTAGCCTGCAATTTCTGGCTGAATATCATGGTTTTAAAGATTGTGAGATTTTAAGATTAAACCCTTATCCTGAATCAGCCAAAGTACCTGGCCATGATTTATTAACAGAACGTGTTAACGGACATCTTTGTGGTCCCCAGGATTACGCACTGATTGCAAAACGATAA
- a CDS encoding glycosyltransferase family 4 protein, whose product MRVMLAANITPFLHGGADYHIQGTANALAAAGCHVEILRLPFTFTPEQSILDLMQWCKKLDLNQPNGYRIDRLISLQFPCYGIQHNKHTAWIMHQHRAVYELYEENNSASAPFKYAIGQFDQESLKQCHQLFANSKRVAERLYQYNDLNASALYHPPPAYQAFHPAENLGYIFCPSRIETLKRQDLLIKALALAPKSLPVVIAGAGGQSESLKQLITQLGLNERVRMLGAISEAQKIAYYAHCSAVFFAPFDEDYGYITHEAMLSGKPVISCTDSGGPLEFIEHEHTGWIIPPSPESIATVLNWISQYPNKAEAMGKAAKAAWPKFGISWDKVVSQLLET is encoded by the coding sequence ATGCGTGTAATGCTTGCTGCAAATATCACCCCGTTTTTGCATGGTGGTGCTGATTACCATATCCAGGGCACAGCAAATGCATTAGCTGCAGCAGGCTGCCATGTAGAAATACTCAGGCTGCCTTTCACATTTACACCAGAACAATCCATTCTGGATTTAATGCAATGGTGCAAAAAATTAGATTTAAATCAGCCCAATGGCTATCGGATTGACCGACTGATTAGTCTGCAATTTCCATGTTATGGCATTCAGCATAATAAGCACACCGCCTGGATTATGCATCAGCATAGGGCCGTATATGAATTGTATGAAGAAAACAATAGCGCTTCAGCGCCTTTTAAATATGCAATCGGGCAGTTTGACCAGGAATCGTTAAAACAGTGCCATCAGCTTTTTGCTAATTCCAAACGCGTGGCAGAGCGTCTTTATCAATATAATGATTTAAATGCCAGCGCACTTTACCATCCTCCTCCTGCATATCAGGCTTTTCACCCGGCTGAAAACTTGGGCTATATTTTTTGCCCTAGCCGGATTGAAACGCTAAAGCGTCAGGATTTATTAATCAAAGCACTTGCACTGGCTCCCAAATCATTACCCGTTGTGATTGCAGGTGCTGGCGGGCAATCAGAATCGTTAAAACAATTAATTACTCAGCTGGGTTTAAATGAAAGAGTAAGAATGCTGGGGGCAATCAGTGAAGCACAAAAAATAGCCTATTACGCACACTGTAGCGCTGTTTTCTTTGCACCATTTGATGAAGACTATGGCTATATCACCCACGAGGCCATGCTCTCCGGCAAGCCAGTTATCAGCTGCACAGATTCAGGCGGCCCCTTAGAATTTATTGAGCATGAGCATACAGGCTGGATTATTCCGCCCTCACCAGAGAGCATTGCCACAGTATTAAACTGGATCAGCCAATATCCCAATAAAGCAGAAGCAATGGGCAAGGCAGCAAAAGCAGCATGGCCCAAATTTGGAATCAGCTGGGATAAGGTAGTCAGCCAATTATTGGAGACCTAA